The genomic window ggccacgcataaggtgcactggccagaaatggaacctgggtctctcgcatggaaggcaaaaattctaccactaaaccatccACTCCCCTCACTAGATATtcctatacccattgccatcgagtagatgctgactcacagcaaccctacaggacagagtagaactgccccatacggtttcgaaggctgtaaacctttatgcgagcagactgccacatcttactcccatggagtggctggtgggttcgaaccactgacctttcagacagcagctgaggacttaactactgcaccaccagggcccctttgggATACCGTTACATTTacgtgaaggagccctggtgatgcagtggttaaaagctcgtctgctaaccaaaaggtcagcagttcgaatccaccagccgttccttggaaaccctataaagcagttctactctgtcctatagggtggctataggACAagtctaggttaaaaaaaaaactgggaaaaaTTTAAAATTGATTTACGGGAAACAAGGGCATCAAGCAGTCACTATGAGGAGTGCGCACAGAGAGCTATGATGGGGGTCCCACAGCTAGTGTGGAAAATACTGGTGTCTTTAGCCATGGTGACGGGAAACTACCCAAAGCATCTCTTAGGATGGCAACAGCCTTTTCCTGTGTCCATGCTGGCCCCCTCCCATCTCTTTCCTCCAGCAGCTCAGAGGGATCTGCTTAAAATGCAGCCAGCCAGGGGCACCTGCTGCTCCACCCTCACTTACATCATCACAGGGGCCACAGGCTGCAGGCGCCGCCTCTCTGACCTCACCTCAGCCACTGGGGACTCCCCACTGTTCAACACCCCGGCGATGCACCTCCACCTCAGAGCCTGTGCCTCCCTCTCCGCAGATGGACCAaaactccctccctcccaccttctcagaGACACCCTGGCCAGCCTGTCTAACCAGCAacccctccccagccctccctCCACACCGGactctgctttattttctctccGTCTCTGGTTCACTGTCTACGATATTTACTTGTGTGTTTGTTCGCTGCCTGTCCCTGAGGGCAGCGACTTCCTCCgcttcactgctgtatccccggCATCTAGAGCAGTGCGTATTACAAACACAGTGCTGAATACACATCTGTGGAATGGACGGCTCTGCATGCAGCTCAACAAGCCTTCTCTGAGGCCTTCACATGCTTGTTCCCTCTGCTGAGAATGTCCTCCCCTAGTTTCTCCGTCATCCTCTAGGACCCAGTGTGAGGCCTCCCTGCTCATTCTAGGCAATTAGGCGCTTTTTCTACTAGCTTCCCACTGTCCCAGGCCTGAGCTCCCAGGGCTGTGGCCGCCTGTGTCCAGGTCCTTCCCCCGGCAGACCAGGAGGGCAGGCCTGCTCTGACTCATCACCGAGCCCAGAATCGGTGATAAATGGCTGAACGTCCCTCCCTGCAGCTCTCTCTCTTACTTGCTCCTGCCTCTGTCCGCCTGTCTCCCTGCAATTTAACAAACACTTTCTGAGGCCCCGGCATAGGCTGGcccctctgcctagaatgttGTTCCCTGTTCTGTCTGCCTGGCAacctcctactcatccttcaggaCCCAGCACAGGCTCCGtcctctatgaagccaccacccCTGATGCCCGCACCACTCCCCAGGCTCCCAGGCAGAGATGTCTCCCCCACAACCTCCCCCATCACTGCCCTGATCACCTTGGAGGCTGGAGCCATTTGGGCCTCAGTAGGTCTCCCCCACCCATCACACTGGGACCCCTCAAGGGCAGGTCTGACTCATCTCAGGGGCCCCCACCCTGCCCAGCACAGGATGTGAGGGTCAGATGGACAAAGGTGGCCCCAAGGCCCTGCTCTCCCTCCTCCAGGCATTCAATTCACCTCTGCTGTTCTCTGCCTGGAGTGACGCTCTCCTCCTCTCTGGGCAAACTTCTGCTCCTGCCTCTGCATGACCCTCTATCATACCCTGACCACCCTAGGCAGTGACTGTCTGAGTCTGTCTTCCCCAGCAGTCTCAGGACTCCTTGAAGACAGGAACTAGGTCTGACCCAGCTCCGTGTCCCCAGCAAGGCTGAGCAGGAGTCAGCCTCAGGAGACATTTGTTGAATGCCTGCAAAACCCAGAGCAAACAGCCCCAGTCCTGGGCCAAGCCCCTCCCTGCTCTCTCCTCCCCGCTCTGACTTCACACCACCTGCCCTGCAGGGTCTTCAATGCCCACTATGACGTCACCCAGTTGGCCTGTAAAAGGCAATTAGGTCATCGTCCACAGCTACCAGGTCCTTCACGTCCACTGTGACTCCCAGGACCACAGCCCTTTTGTGCCTACCATGCCTTCTCCACCTGTGAGCTCCTCAAAGCCCAGCATGTCTCCAGCATCCACTGGACCTTCCAGGCCCACCACGTCTCCCAGGCCTCCTGACTCCTTGAAGACCACCTTAACAGCAATGCCCAACACCTCCTCAGTGCCTACCAAGCCATCGACAGCCCCCAACTCGGTCACGAGCCCAAGCAGTTCCAAGTCCACCAGATCAACAAGTACAAGGACGCCTTCTAACCAGCCCAGCAGTAGGTCCCGGGTCCGGAGCAAGGCCAGAACAGCCAGCAGGGCCAGCACTGAGACCAAGGCCAGCAAGGCCAGTGAGGCAAGACGCCACCGCCAGAAGGGCACACGCAGCCGGGGCAGAACGCCTGGTAGAAGGGGAAGCCGCAACCCCAACAGATCACCCAGCAGGGCCAGCACTCCCAGCAGGATGAGAACTCACGGGGCCAGACCAGGTATGCCCAGCAGAGTGAGAACTCCTACTTCCCAGCATAAACACCATGGGGGGAGGAGTCACAGCCGGCCTGGGACCACCAACCAGGAGAGGAATGACAGTCAGCCTATAACTTTGATCAGGGAGAAGAGTTACAGCCCACCAGGGGCCTCAGGTGTGGGAAGCAATTCCAGAGTGGCTGCCATCCCCAGCAGGGCAAAGAGTTACAGCCCGACTAGAACTGCCATCAAGGAGAAGAATTACAGCCATTCTCCATCATCACCAAGGAGAGTGAAGAGTTACAATCAGATGATCACGTCCAGTACAGAAAGGAGTCACAGCCCGCCTAAGCTGTCTGGCACTGTTATGAGTTACCATCAGCCTAGTGCATGCAGCAGGACCAGAAGTCACAGCCAGTCTAGGACCCCCAGCAGAGCCAGAAGTCACAGTCGGTCTAGGACCCCCAGCAGAACCAGAAGTCACAGCCGGTCTAGGACCCCCAGCAGAACCAGAAGTCACAGCCGGTCTAGGGCCCCCAGCAGAACCAGAAGTCACAGCCGGTCTAGGACCCCCAGCAGAACCAGAAGTCACAGCCGGTCTAGGACCCCCAGCAGAACCAGAAGTCACAGCCGGTCTAGGACCCCTAGCAGAACCAGAAGTCACAGTCGGAGTAGAAACCCCAGAAGGGCAAGAAGTCACAGTCGGAGGAGGACCCCCAGCCAGACAAGAAGACATAGCCAGTCTAGAATCCACAGCAAGAGGAAAAGTCATAACCAATCTAGAAGCcccagaagggaaagaagtcatAGTCAGTCTAGAACCCTCAGTGAGGACAGAAGCCGTAGCTGGTCTAGAAGCCCCAGCAGGGAGAGATATGGCACCCAATCCAGAACATCCAGCAAAGACAGAGATAGCAGTCGATCTAGAACTTCAGGTAAGGAGAGAGAGCACAGCCGATCTAGAAGATCCAGCAAGGAGAGAGGTCCTGGCCAATCTGGAACCTCCATCAAGAAGATATATCGCAGTCGAACTAGAATCTCCAACAGGGAGAGAGATCATAGCCGATCTGGAACCCCCAGCAAGGAGAGATATTGTACCCGATCTAGAACCTCTAGCAAAAAGAGGGATCACAGTCTATCCAGAACCTCCAGCAAGGAAAGAGGTCGCAGCCGCTCCAGAACTCTCAGCAGAGAGAGAGGCCATAGCCACTCTAGAATTTGTAGCAGGGAGAGAGGCCACGATCACTCTAGAACTCTCAGCAAGGAGAGAGGCCGCAGTCACTCTAGAACCCCCAGCAAAGAGAGAGGCCACAGCCATTCTAGAACCCCCGACAAACAGATAGACTGCAGCCGCTCTAGAACACCCACCACGGAGAGAGGCCGCAGCCGCTCTAGAACACCCAGCATGGAGAGAGGCCACAACCGCTCTAGAACCCCCAACAAAGAGAGAGGTCACAATGGATCCAGAACTTCCAGCAAAGAGAGAGGTTGCAACCAATCCAGAACTTCTAGCAAGGAGAGAGATCACAGCCAATCTAGAATCCCCAGCAAGGACAGAGATCATAGCCAATCCAGAAACCCCAGAAGTTCC from Loxodonta africana isolate mLoxAfr1 chromosome 11, mLoxAfr1.hap2, whole genome shotgun sequence includes these protein-coding regions:
- the SRRM5 gene encoding serine/arginine repetitive matrix protein 5; protein product: MQPARGTCCSTLTYIITGATGCRRRLSDLTSATGDSPLFNTPAMHLHLRACASLSADGPKLPPSHLLRDTLASLSNQQPLPSPPSTPDSALFSLRLWFTVYDIYLCVCSLPVPEGSDFLRFTAVSPASRADHSPFVPTMPSPPVSSSKPSMSPASTGPSRPTTSPRPPDSLKTTLTAMPNTSSVPTKPSTAPNSVTSPSSSKSTRSTSTRTPSNQPSSRSRVRSKARTASRASTETKASKASEARRHRQKGTRSRGRTPGRRGSRNPNRSPSRASTPSRMRTHGARPGMPSRVRTPTSQHKHHGGRSHSRPGTTNQERNDSQPITLIREKSYSPPGASGVGSNSRVAAIPSRAKSYSPTRTAIKEKNYSHSPSSPRRVKSYNQMITSSTERSHSPPKLSGTVMSYHQPSACSRTRSHSQSRTPSRARSHSRSRTPSRTRSHSR